The Candidatus Obscuribacterales bacterium genomic sequence ACCCTGCTCCTGAGCCAAGGCGATCGCTCCCACAATGTCGTCTAGGTGAATCCAGTTGCTGGCGTCTTCGCCCGTGCCGGGTCGGGTGGTGCCCGCTGCTCGCTGAAAAATTCTCACCAGGGATCGACCAGGGCCGTAGATGCCGCCTAGGCGAAAGATGCAGACTCGGCGCTGGTCTGTGGCGGTGGAGAGCAGAATCCGTTCGGTGTCGGCCAGAATCTTGCCATTGTCGGTACTGGGGGCGATCGCTGTGGTTTCATCTACCCAGGCTCCCTGGCGATCGCCATAGACCGCGTAGCTGCCGGTGTAGATCACTTGGGTGAGCTGGGGCAAGCTGGGCAGCAGATCGGCGAGCACCTGGGCGGTACCCAAATAGGTGTCAGCATAGGCATCGGCCCGCGCTGCGCCTAGGGTTAGCACGAGGGTTTGTTGATCGGCTAGGATCTGGGCAAGGCCTTCCCGATCATGGCCCCGCACGACGTGAACCTGGTGGGCGATCGCCTCTAGCTCTGGAACCCGCTCTGCACGAGTGGTGGTGGCTGTAACT encodes the following:
- a CDS encoding NAD-dependent epimerase/dehydratase family protein, giving the protein VTATTTRAERVPELEAIAHQVHVVRGHDREGLAQILADQQTLVLTLGAARADAYADTYLGTAQVLADLLPSLPQLTQVIYTGSYAVYGDRQGAWVDETTAIAPSTDNGKILADTERILLSTATDQRRVCIFRLGGIYGPGRSLVRIFQRAAGTTRPGTGEDASNWIHLDDIVGAIALAQEQGLQGIYNLVQDSPTTVKHLIDLVCQCHQLPPVTWDASQPSTRPYNARVSNQKLKDAGYSFQHATLEAGLVL